Proteins encoded in a region of the Haloglomus salinum genome:
- a CDS encoding FAD-dependent oxidoreductase codes for MSTFVVVGGDAAGMSAASKAKRDDPDLDVVVFEKGEWVSYGACGLPYYIKGEIQSLESLVSVTPEEFCEERGIDLRTGHEVVGIDPDERTVTARGEDGEVVQPYDALLLATGAAAVTPPIDGLEREGVFTLGSMSDGADLREYVSRARSEDDLMQPDRGPACQFLETCRGPVGVVGGGYIGVEMAEALAANDFEVHLFQRGDRILKSFSEATSESVLDHLGEQDVRVHLGASVEELAGGDRVETVVTTEDRVPVDMVLVGTGVDPRTDLAEDAGVELGETGAITTDAYRETNLSDVYAAGDCAEATHVVTGEPAYVPLALTANRHGRAIGQTVAGSPTEGGGVAGTAAIKAFEVEAARTGVLDHEEAREAGFEPLTDTITAKSRAGYYPEGGTVQVTLTIDKPSGRVLGGSLVSEYGEGAVHRSHALVGAVTEGVAVDELSNYDLAYAPPFNTTWDPVLTAAKVVGGQR; via the coding sequence ATGAGCACGTTCGTGGTGGTCGGCGGGGACGCCGCCGGCATGTCAGCAGCGAGCAAGGCCAAGCGCGACGACCCCGACCTCGACGTGGTGGTGTTCGAGAAGGGCGAGTGGGTCTCCTACGGGGCCTGCGGGCTCCCGTACTACATCAAGGGCGAGATTCAGTCGCTGGAGAGCCTCGTCTCTGTGACGCCGGAGGAGTTCTGCGAGGAACGAGGCATCGACCTGCGGACGGGTCACGAGGTCGTCGGCATCGACCCCGACGAACGGACCGTGACCGCACGCGGCGAGGACGGCGAGGTCGTCCAGCCGTACGATGCGCTGCTGCTGGCGACCGGCGCGGCGGCCGTCACCCCGCCCATCGACGGGCTGGAGCGCGAGGGCGTCTTCACACTCGGGTCGATGTCCGACGGCGCGGACCTCCGGGAGTACGTCTCCCGGGCCCGCTCGGAGGACGACCTCATGCAGCCCGACCGGGGGCCAGCCTGCCAGTTCCTCGAGACCTGCCGCGGCCCAGTGGGGGTGGTCGGCGGCGGCTACATCGGGGTAGAGATGGCCGAGGCACTCGCGGCCAACGACTTCGAGGTCCACCTGTTCCAGCGCGGCGACCGCATCCTGAAGTCGTTCAGCGAGGCGACGAGCGAGAGCGTCCTCGACCACCTCGGCGAGCAAGACGTGCGGGTCCACCTCGGCGCCTCCGTCGAGGAACTCGCCGGCGGTGACCGCGTCGAGACGGTCGTCACCACGGAGGACCGGGTGCCCGTCGACATGGTCCTGGTCGGCACCGGCGTCGACCCGCGGACCGACCTCGCGGAGGACGCTGGCGTCGAACTCGGGGAGACGGGCGCCATCACGACCGACGCGTACCGGGAGACGAACCTGTCGGACGTGTACGCGGCCGGCGACTGCGCGGAGGCGACCCACGTCGTCACCGGAGAACCGGCGTACGTCCCGCTGGCGCTGACCGCCAACCGCCACGGCCGGGCCATCGGGCAGACGGTCGCCGGCTCCCCGACGGAGGGCGGCGGCGTCGCGGGGACGGCCGCCATCAAGGCGTTCGAGGTCGAGGCCGCGCGGACCGGCGTGCTCGACCACGAGGAGGCCCGCGAGGCCGGGTTCGAGCCGCTTACCGACACCATCACCGCGAAATCACGGGCCGGCTACTACCCGGAGGGCGGCACCGTGCAGGTGACACTGACCATCGATAAACCGTCCGGGCGCGTGCTGGGCGGGAGCCTCGTCTCCGAGTACGGGGAGGGCGCGGTCCACCGGAGCCATGCGCTGGTCGGCGCTGTCACCGAGGGTGTCGCCGTCGACGAACTGTCGAACTACGACCTCGCGTATGCACCCCCGTTCAACACCACCTGGGACCCCGTACTCACGGCAGCGAAGGTGGTTGGCGGGCAGCGGTAG